In one Trichlorobacter lovleyi SZ genomic region, the following are encoded:
- a CDS encoding ABC transporter permease — translation MTSETNVLFPERIGAFVLRRGQFFVTITRLILQSLVSLISPPSLGNPAIRMVLLKQLYFTGLEAAKIIVLVAVILGTVIVSQVIGLVGGGNGSLIGKVLVWVVFLELGPLLTAMIVIARSGTAIAAELGAMKINGEIAALERLGIDPERYLLLPRVIGAATSVMLLTIYFVLTSFVGGFLIVSFGHHISYDQFIQGIVASLGIREVVVLMAKAAAFGLIIPLICCNAGMSVGTSATEIPQAATRAVITSLFSIFVLDGVITYLASLLAVA, via the coding sequence ATGACATCTGAGACGAATGTACTGTTCCCGGAACGCATCGGGGCCTTTGTACTCCGTCGGGGGCAGTTTTTTGTCACCATTACACGACTCATCCTGCAGTCACTGGTATCATTGATCAGTCCTCCCTCCCTTGGGAATCCTGCCATTCGCATGGTATTACTGAAGCAGCTCTATTTTACCGGCCTTGAGGCTGCAAAAATCATTGTGCTGGTTGCTGTTATTCTCGGAACCGTTATTGTCAGTCAGGTGATTGGCCTGGTTGGCGGTGGAAACGGCTCATTAATCGGCAAAGTGCTGGTCTGGGTTGTGTTTCTTGAGTTAGGTCCTCTTTTAACTGCAATGATTGTTATTGCTCGCAGTGGCACTGCCATTGCAGCCGAACTGGGGGCTATGAAAATCAATGGTGAAATTGCTGCGTTGGAACGATTGGGAATCGATCCCGAACGGTATCTGTTGTTACCTCGCGTCATAGGTGCTGCCACCTCCGTCATGCTCCTTACCATTTATTTTGTGCTGACTTCTTTTGTAGGTGGCTTTCTGATTGTCTCGTTTGGCCACCATATATCGTACGATCAGTTTATTCAGGGGATCGTTGCCTCACTTGGAATACGAGAAGTGGTTGTCTTGATGGCAAAAGCAGCTGCATTTGGCCTGATTATCCCGCTGATCTGCTGTAATGCCGGAATGTCTGTCGGCACCAGCGCCACGGAAATACCCCAGGCTGCAACCAGGGCTGTCATTACCAGTCTCTTTTCAATTTTTGTCCTTGATGGGGTGATAACATATCTTGCCTCTCTGCTGGCTGTTGCCTGA
- a CDS encoding 3',5'-cyclic-nucleotide phosphodiesterase translates to MKLRILGSAGAEFPDFRPPAFLIDDSLLLDAGTIGSVLTEEEQWSIRNIFITHAHLDHIRGIPALADNIIVKNLRHLVDVYAPLSVIEALRTHLFNGLIWPDFTCLPTPEEPVLRFNVIQPSEPVVLGNLTPERRTIDGYSLTAVPVHHTVPAVGYCVEHAGRRLVYTGDTGPTDEIWRYASGADVLIVEVSFPNNQEALALLTQHLCCSLLEKELAKIAELPKRILITHPKPQYYDLIRDEIAQMGIRQVELLRDGTIYDI, encoded by the coding sequence GAAGCTGCGTATTCTGGGAAGTGCCGGGGCAGAATTTCCTGATTTCAGGCCGCCGGCCTTTCTGATTGATGACTCACTGTTGCTTGATGCGGGCACTATCGGTTCTGTTTTGACTGAAGAAGAACAATGGTCAATCAGAAATATCTTTATTACCCATGCCCACCTGGATCATATCCGCGGTATCCCGGCACTGGCTGACAATATAATCGTCAAAAATCTGCGCCATCTGGTTGATGTCTATGCACCGTTATCAGTTATCGAAGCCCTGCGTACCCATTTGTTTAATGGGTTGATCTGGCCTGATTTCACCTGTCTGCCCACGCCGGAAGAACCGGTGTTGCGCTTTAATGTCATTCAACCGTCTGAACCGGTTGTACTTGGCAATTTGACTCCTGAACGCCGCACTATTGACGGCTACTCACTGACCGCAGTACCGGTGCATCACACGGTTCCGGCAGTTGGCTATTGCGTTGAACATGCCGGACGCCGCCTGGTCTACACCGGTGACACCGGCCCGACTGATGAAATCTGGCGCTATGCATCAGGTGCCGATGTCCTGATAGTTGAGGTGTCATTCCCCAACAATCAGGAAGCGTTGGCGCTTTTGACACAGCATCTGTGCTGTTCATTGCTTGAAAAGGAGTTGGCCAAGATCGCAGAACTCCCCAAACGGATTCTGATTACCCATCCCAAACCACAGTATTACGATCTGATCCGGGATGAAATTGCGCAGATGGGAATCCGCCAGGTTGAACTGCTGCGGGATGGAACCATCTATGACATCTGA